In Picosynechococcus sp. PCC 7002, the following are encoded in one genomic region:
- the ppc gene encoding phosphoenolpyruvate carboxylase — MNQVMHPPSAEAELLSTSQSLLRQRLTLVEDIWQAVLQKECGQKLVERLNHLRATRTADGQSLNFSPSSISELIETLDLEDAIRAARAFALYFQLINSVEQHYEQREQQQFRRNLASANASEANGNSVHTEIAPTQAGTFDWLFPHLKHQNMPPQTIQRLLNQLDIRLVFTAHPTEIVRHTIRNKQRRIAGILRQLDQTEEGLKSLGTSDSWEIENIQQQLTEEIRLWWRTDELHQFKPQVLDEVDYALHYFEEVLFDTLPELSVRLQQALKASFPTLKVPTTNFCNFGSWVGGDRDGNPSVTPDVTWKTACYQRGLVLERYIASVESLSDVLSLSLHWSNVLPDLLDSLEQDQNIFPDIYETLAIRYRQEPYRLKLAYIKRRLENTLERNRRLANMPAWENKVEAADDKVYICGQEFLADLKLIRESLVQTEINCAALDKLICQVEIFSFVLTRLDFRQESTRHSDAIAEIVDYLGVLPKSYNDLSDAEKTTWLVQELKTRRPLIPKEMHFSERTVETIQTLQVLRRLQQEFGIGICQTYIISMTNEVSDVLEVLLLAQEAGLYDPLTGMTTIRIAPLFETVDDLRNAPEIMQALFEIPLYRACLAGGYEPPADGRCDETFGDRLVPNLQEIMLGYSDSNKDSGFLSSNWEIHKAQKNLQQVADPYGIDLRIFHGRGGSVGRGGGPAYAAILAQPPNTINGRIKITEQGEVLASKYSLPDLALYHLESVSTAVIQSSLLASGFDDIQPWNRIMEDLSQRSRAAYRALIYEEPDFLDFFMSVTPIPEISQLQISSRPARRKKGNKDLSSLRAIPWVFSWTQSRFLVPAWYGVGTALQGFFEEDPVENLKLMRYFYSKWPFFRMVISKVEMTLSKVDLQMASHYVHELAEKEDIPRFEKLLEQISQEYNLTKRLILEITENEALLDGDRPLQRSVQLRNGTIVPLGFLQVSLLKRLRQYTRETQASIVHFRYSKEELLRGALLTINGIAAGMRNTG, encoded by the coding sequence ATGAACCAAGTCATGCATCCCCCCAGTGCCGAAGCTGAACTTTTGTCCACTTCCCAATCTCTCCTCCGGCAACGCCTCACGCTGGTTGAAGACATTTGGCAGGCGGTGTTGCAGAAAGAATGTGGTCAAAAACTCGTCGAACGGCTCAATCATCTCCGGGCAACCCGAACCGCCGATGGCCAAAGCCTAAACTTCTCTCCAAGTAGTATTTCTGAGCTGATCGAAACCCTAGATCTAGAAGATGCGATCCGGGCAGCACGGGCTTTTGCCCTCTATTTCCAGCTGATCAATAGCGTCGAGCAACATTACGAACAGCGCGAACAACAACAATTTCGGCGGAACCTCGCCTCTGCCAATGCCAGCGAAGCCAACGGTAACAGCGTCCATACAGAAATTGCCCCCACCCAAGCCGGCACCTTTGATTGGTTGTTTCCCCATCTCAAGCACCAAAATATGCCGCCCCAGACGATCCAGCGTCTTCTCAATCAGTTGGATATTCGACTGGTATTTACGGCCCACCCCACGGAGATTGTCCGCCACACGATTCGCAATAAGCAGCGGCGGATTGCGGGGATCCTACGGCAACTGGATCAAACCGAAGAAGGGCTGAAAAGCTTGGGGACAAGCGATTCTTGGGAAATTGAAAATATTCAGCAGCAACTTACCGAAGAAATTCGGCTCTGGTGGCGCACCGATGAGCTGCACCAATTTAAACCCCAGGTGTTGGACGAAGTGGACTATGCGTTGCATTATTTTGAGGAAGTTCTGTTTGACACCCTGCCCGAATTATCGGTACGGCTCCAACAGGCCCTAAAGGCATCTTTCCCAACCCTCAAGGTGCCCACCACCAATTTTTGTAATTTTGGCTCTTGGGTCGGGGGCGATCGCGATGGCAACCCTTCTGTCACTCCTGACGTTACGTGGAAGACAGCTTGCTATCAACGGGGTTTGGTGCTGGAACGCTACATCGCCTCGGTGGAATCCCTCTCGGATGTGTTGAGCTTATCGCTGCACTGGAGTAATGTGCTGCCGGATCTGCTGGATTCGTTGGAGCAGGATCAAAATATTTTCCCCGACATCTACGAAACCCTGGCCATTCGTTACCGCCAAGAACCCTATCGTCTCAAGTTAGCCTACATTAAGCGGCGCTTGGAAAATACCTTGGAGCGCAACCGTCGTCTAGCGAATATGCCCGCCTGGGAAAATAAAGTAGAAGCGGCCGATGACAAGGTTTATATTTGTGGCCAGGAGTTTCTCGCTGACCTAAAACTGATCCGCGAAAGCCTGGTACAGACGGAAATCAACTGTGCGGCCCTGGATAAACTCATTTGCCAAGTCGAAATTTTTAGCTTTGTGCTCACTCGCCTTGATTTTCGCCAAGAATCAACGCGCCACTCCGATGCGATCGCCGAAATTGTTGACTACCTGGGAGTATTGCCCAAATCCTACAACGACCTAAGCGACGCAGAAAAAACCACTTGGCTAGTGCAGGAACTTAAAACCCGCCGTCCCTTGATTCCGAAGGAAATGCACTTTTCGGAAAGAACCGTCGAGACGATCCAAACGCTCCAGGTGCTGCGCCGTCTCCAGCAGGAATTTGGCATCGGCATTTGCCAGACCTACATCATCAGCATGACCAACGAAGTCAGTGATGTCTTAGAGGTGCTGCTCTTGGCCCAGGAAGCGGGTTTGTATGACCCCCTCACAGGGATGACCACCATCCGCATTGCCCCCCTCTTTGAGACGGTGGACGACCTGCGTAACGCCCCGGAAATCATGCAGGCGTTGTTTGAAATTCCCCTCTATCGCGCTTGTTTAGCTGGTGGCTATGAACCCCCCGCCGATGGCCGCTGTGATGAAACCTTTGGCGATCGCCTGGTGCCGAATCTCCAGGAAATTATGCTCGGCTATTCCGACAGCAACAAAGATTCCGGCTTCCTCAGTAGTAATTGGGAAATCCACAAAGCCCAGAAAAATCTCCAACAAGTGGCCGATCCCTACGGCATTGACCTCCGCATTTTCCATGGTCGCGGTGGTTCCGTTGGTCGGGGCGGCGGCCCTGCCTACGCCGCTATTTTGGCCCAACCGCCCAACACCATCAATGGCCGGATTAAAATCACCGAACAGGGGGAAGTGCTGGCGTCTAAATATTCCCTCCCAGACTTGGCGCTATATCACCTCGAAAGCGTTTCTACGGCGGTGATTCAATCGAGTTTGTTAGCCAGTGGCTTTGATGATATTCAGCCCTGGAACCGGATTATGGAAGACCTCTCCCAGCGATCGCGGGCGGCTTACCGGGCGTTAATTTACGAAGAACCCGACTTCCTCGACTTTTTCATGTCCGTGACGCCGATTCCGGAAATTAGCCAACTGCAAATCAGTTCCCGTCCGGCCCGTCGCAAAAAAGGCAATAAAGATTTGAGTAGTCTCCGGGCGATTCCCTGGGTCTTTAGCTGGACCCAAAGCCGCTTCCTCGTGCCCGCTTGGTATGGTGTGGGTACCGCGCTCCAGGGCTTTTTTGAAGAGGATCCCGTCGAGAACCTGAAGTTAATGCGCTATTTCTACAGTAAATGGCCCTTTTTCCGGATGGTGATCTCAAAGGTAGAGATGACCCTTTCTAAGGTGGACTTACAAATGGCGAGCCACTATGTCCACGAACTGGCGGAAAAAGAAGATATTCCCCGGTTTGAAAAGCTTCTAGAGCAGATTTCCCAGGAATACAACCTCACGAAGCGGCTAATCCTCGAAATTACCGAAAATGAAGCCCTCCTCGATGGCGATCGCCCCCTCCAGCGTTCTGTCCAACTGAGAAATGGCACCATTGTCCCCCTCGGTTTCCTGCAAGTCTCATTGCTCAAACGGCTACGTCAATACACCAGGGAAACCCAAGCCAGTATCGTTCACTTCCGCTACAGCAAAGAAGAACTCCTGCGGGGCGCCCTTTTAACCATCAATGGCATCGCCGCCGGAATGCGGAACACGGGTTGA
- a CDS encoding flavin prenyltransferase UbiX, with amino-acid sequence MDRPLTVGISGASGLIYAVRTLKYLLEANLTVDVVASKASFMVWQAENGITMPADPDHQAKFWRDQAGVPEKGILRCHRWGDVGAGIASGSYRTKGMLVIPCSMSTVAKIANGLSSDLLERAADVSIKEGRKVVVVPRETPFSLIHLRNLTQLAEVGVKIVPAIPAWYHQPQTIHDLVDFVVARALDQFEIDCVPLKRWKEEAASQKSE; translated from the coding sequence ATGGATCGACCCCTCACGGTAGGTATCAGTGGTGCATCGGGGCTTATCTATGCGGTGCGGACGCTCAAATATTTGCTTGAAGCCAACTTGACAGTGGATGTCGTCGCCTCAAAAGCATCCTTTATGGTGTGGCAAGCCGAAAATGGCATTACTATGCCCGCTGATCCCGATCACCAAGCTAAGTTTTGGCGTGACCAGGCAGGGGTTCCAGAAAAAGGCATTTTGCGCTGCCACCGCTGGGGTGATGTGGGAGCGGGCATTGCCAGTGGTTCTTACCGCACAAAAGGAATGCTGGTCATCCCCTGCAGTATGAGCACAGTTGCAAAAATTGCCAATGGCCTCAGCTCTGATCTCCTCGAACGGGCGGCAGATGTCTCTATTAAAGAAGGTCGTAAAGTGGTGGTTGTCCCCAGAGAAACGCCTTTTAGTTTGATTCACTTGCGGAATTTGACCCAACTGGCTGAGGTGGGCGTAAAAATTGTCCCGGCGATTCCGGCTTGGTATCACCAACCGCAAACGATTCATGATCTGGTGGATTTTGTTGTTGCTAGGGCCTTGGATCAGTTTGAAATTGACTGTGTCCCTCTGAAACGTTGGAAGGAAGAGGCCGCCAGCCAAAAATCAGAGTGA
- a CDS encoding SGNH/GDSL hydrolase family protein, translating to MTTATSTDLHFHLAPWLQDAIRLAVPLGGYLRLRVRLRGNTLHILCETSCPTEKEEITQAILRRMRRQPPPVQLLEPTPGITIHRLIVYGRLRQEKKSLWLSLIPLGQSSPSSNPETFQLNRKNQARLGYPQAIAQYLSQNLSQLGINIRVETQTLANTAPHQGQQRLWITCECDYSPDYGLLTESLVQRLRELEIKGFRDGAIRCQIRGEEKPEWLLWVDLTPPDVMLRQWGQWGDPEAISQILTQSFQAHPLTIRAAVTDAVLSLECILAPNISLAQAHILKTIQDILDVLAPQGLQRALIRAKSAPHNEELWRSEWSLPGVHHDSPGQLAQQGDLEAWRFLLQRCLNPDLTRRLATGGIHITLRQKDDTLYIMTEAIACPPQMATLKAIATLFRHLEPHPFSRLKVYGRRSGQSKALWQQSLKFNTITPARTSPQTPTETALPPVETDPSLSPLERFNQGARNLLQRSRLWQPIPDNCGLVLHQGESERNVFSPQRRWRVACLWLLGGILVTAQTDWLAGQWLRRDLAQPQSVSLSQTDPATRSEVLDAQLPVTNWPTTAPKAIAPPLTSPYPSFDNPLLDEKLALYQERIAKNGVPDVLIIGSSRALRGLDPLALQMALTEKGHPPLDIFNFGINGATVQIFDLLLRQILPPEQLPQLIILADGARAFNSGRQDLTYELMTRSPGFQALEAGTFSQLLSQDIPKHQAITSVVPDLEQITTQWLGKISQVYDQRQFFKERFFDETLAPFHTWVSTAEAASPMISTESGQQFNLDGFLPLDRRFIPETYYQNHTQVTGNYDGDYAAFNLRGTQHETFLELLDHFESHQIHLVFLNQPLTDYYLDPVRLDYERQFRQYFRQLANRDKLDFVDFVHQQAWQGRYEWFSDPSHLNQFGAAQVAQELAKVSTIPWPQRTSD from the coding sequence GTGACAACTGCAACCTCCACGGATCTTCACTTTCATTTAGCACCCTGGCTCCAGGATGCCATTCGCCTGGCGGTGCCCCTGGGAGGGTATCTGCGGTTGCGGGTGCGACTGCGGGGGAATACGCTCCACATCCTCTGTGAAACCAGTTGTCCCACGGAAAAAGAAGAGATTACCCAAGCCATTTTACGGAGAATGCGCCGTCAACCTCCCCCTGTGCAACTCCTAGAGCCGACCCCTGGAATCACAATTCACCGTCTCATTGTCTATGGTCGCCTCCGCCAAGAGAAAAAAAGCCTCTGGTTAAGCCTAATTCCCCTGGGTCAGTCGTCCCCATCGTCGAACCCGGAGACGTTCCAGCTCAATCGAAAAAATCAGGCCCGCCTCGGTTATCCCCAGGCGATCGCCCAATATTTAAGTCAAAATCTCAGCCAATTGGGCATTAATATTCGGGTTGAAACCCAGACCCTAGCGAATACAGCCCCCCACCAAGGGCAACAGCGTCTCTGGATTACCTGTGAATGTGACTACAGCCCGGACTATGGCTTGCTGACAGAATCTCTGGTGCAGCGACTCCGGGAACTGGAAATCAAAGGTTTTCGCGATGGGGCAATCCGCTGTCAAATTCGTGGGGAAGAAAAGCCAGAATGGTTGCTATGGGTTGATCTGACGCCCCCCGATGTCATGTTGCGGCAGTGGGGCCAATGGGGAGATCCTGAGGCGATCTCCCAGATTTTGACCCAGTCATTCCAAGCCCACCCCCTCACCATTCGGGCGGCTGTAACCGATGCCGTGTTGTCCCTGGAGTGCATCCTGGCCCCCAATATTTCCCTAGCCCAGGCCCACATTCTCAAGACCATCCAAGACATTCTCGACGTCCTCGCGCCCCAGGGGTTACAGCGCGCGCTAATCCGGGCGAAATCAGCTCCCCACAATGAAGAACTCTGGCGCAGTGAATGGTCGTTGCCAGGGGTACACCATGATTCTCCCGGACAGTTGGCCCAACAGGGGGATTTGGAGGCGTGGCGGTTTTTGCTCCAACGTTGCCTGAATCCTGATCTGACAAGACGTTTAGCCACTGGCGGCATCCACATTACCCTCCGCCAAAAGGATGACACCCTCTACATCATGACGGAGGCGATCGCCTGTCCACCCCAAATGGCAACGCTCAAGGCGATCGCCACTCTTTTTCGGCATTTAGAACCCCATCCCTTTAGTCGTCTAAAGGTCTATGGCCGCCGTTCGGGCCAAAGCAAAGCCCTCTGGCAACAATCATTAAAATTCAACACCATTACCCCAGCCAGGACATCACCACAGACGCCAACGGAAACCGCCCTTCCCCCCGTCGAAACTGACCCCAGTCTTTCTCCCCTAGAACGCTTCAACCAAGGTGCCCGTAATCTCCTCCAGCGTAGTCGCCTCTGGCAGCCAATACCGGATAATTGTGGTCTGGTTTTACACCAGGGTGAATCCGAGCGAAACGTCTTTTCCCCGCAGCGGCGGTGGCGAGTGGCTTGCCTGTGGCTGCTGGGCGGCATTTTAGTCACGGCCCAAACCGATTGGTTGGCGGGCCAATGGCTCCGGCGGGATCTGGCTCAACCCCAATCTGTGTCCCTGTCCCAAACCGATCCAGCAACCCGCTCAGAGGTCTTAGATGCCCAGCTTCCAGTCACCAATTGGCCAACCACGGCCCCAAAGGCGATCGCCCCTCCCCTAACTAGCCCCTATCCTTCCTTTGATAATCCGCTCCTAGACGAAAAACTCGCCCTCTACCAAGAGCGCATCGCCAAAAATGGTGTACCTGACGTTCTTATTATTGGTAGTTCCCGTGCCCTGCGTGGCCTCGATCCCCTGGCCCTGCAAATGGCCCTCACCGAGAAAGGCCATCCGCCCCTTGATATTTTTAATTTCGGGATTAATGGTGCCACTGTCCAGATCTTTGATCTACTGCTGCGGCAAATTCTCCCTCCGGAGCAACTGCCCCAGTTAATTATCCTTGCCGACGGAGCCCGTGCTTTTAATAGCGGTCGGCAGGATTTGACCTACGAACTGATGACCCGTTCCCCAGGTTTCCAAGCCCTTGAAGCAGGTACATTTTCTCAACTGTTGTCTCAAGATATCCCCAAACATCAGGCAATAACTTCTGTTGTTCCTGATCTAGAACAAATCACCACCCAATGGCTGGGAAAAATCTCCCAGGTCTATGATCAGCGACAATTTTTCAAAGAACGCTTTTTTGACGAAACCCTAGCGCCATTCCACACCTGGGTGTCTACAGCAGAGGCAGCATCCCCGATGATTTCTACTGAGTCAGGGCAGCAGTTTAATTTAGATGGTTTTTTGCCCCTCGACCGTCGCTTCATTCCAGAAACTTACTACCAAAATCACACCCAAGTCACGGGAAATTATGACGGGGATTATGCGGCGTTTAATCTCCGGGGAACGCAACACGAAACCTTCTTAGAGCTTTTAGATCATTTCGAGTCTCACCAAATTCACTTGGTCTTCTTGAATCAGCCCCTGACGGATTACTACCTCGATCCGGTACGTCTGGATTATGAACGGCAGTTTCGCCAGTATTTTCGTCAATTGGCTAATCGAGACAAGCTTGATTTCGTTGATTTTGTCCACCAACAAGCCTGGCAAGGCCGTTATGAATGGTTTTCGGATCCGAGCCATCTCAATCAGTTTGGTGCGGCGCAAGTGGCCCAAGAACTAGCTAAAGTTTCGACGATTCCCTGGCCACAACGTACTTCAGACTAA
- a CDS encoding PQQ-dependent sugar dehydrogenase: MSPQAEDLAVDAVTVTPIVEGLERPWGVAWLPNGDMLITERPGRLRLVRDGVLEPEAIAGVTEVSAAEAQQLFASRQGGLLDIALHPDFEQNNWVYFTYAFGTQDANRTRVARAKFNGEKLTDWEVIFQVARTKQGGQHFGSRLTWLPDQTLLISIGDGGNPPLEQDGEFIRNQAQNLDSHLGKVVRINDDGSIPDDNPFVNEPGALPEIWSYGHRNIQGLAFDPINQRVWATEHGSRGGDEVNLIQAEANYGWPKVSFSAEYATGRPVAPTTTAPGITDPQRVWTPSIAPSGLAIYTGDRLLDWQGNLFAGGLVSRDIRRLEVDEQGNVIAESRIPIGQRVRDVRQGPDGYLYVLTDANSGQLLRLAPQSEGS; encoded by the coding sequence ATGAGTCCCCAGGCGGAGGATTTAGCGGTGGATGCCGTGACAGTGACGCCAATTGTTGAAGGTTTGGAACGTCCCTGGGGGGTTGCGTGGTTGCCCAATGGGGATATGTTGATCACAGAGCGGCCGGGACGGTTGCGCCTGGTGCGGGATGGGGTGTTAGAACCAGAGGCGATCGCCGGGGTTACAGAAGTCTCCGCCGCTGAAGCCCAACAACTTTTTGCTTCGAGACAAGGGGGATTGTTAGATATTGCCCTTCATCCAGACTTTGAACAAAACAATTGGGTTTACTTTACCTATGCCTTTGGCACCCAGGATGCAAACCGCACAAGGGTTGCCCGGGCCAAATTTAACGGGGAAAAATTGACGGATTGGGAAGTGATTTTTCAGGTGGCGCGCACCAAGCAAGGGGGTCAGCATTTCGGTTCTCGGCTGACTTGGCTCCCGGATCAAACCTTACTCATTTCCATTGGTGACGGCGGAAATCCGCCCCTAGAGCAGGATGGCGAGTTTATCCGCAACCAGGCCCAAAACCTCGATAGTCATCTGGGGAAGGTGGTTCGCATTAACGATGATGGTTCAATTCCTGATGACAATCCCTTTGTGAATGAGCCGGGCGCTTTACCGGAAATTTGGAGCTACGGCCACCGCAATATTCAGGGACTGGCCTTTGACCCAATTAATCAACGGGTTTGGGCGACGGAACACGGCTCTAGGGGCGGTGATGAAGTGAATCTGATCCAGGCAGAAGCCAATTACGGTTGGCCCAAGGTTTCTTTTAGTGCGGAATATGCGACGGGTCGCCCCGTGGCTCCCACAACGACAGCCCCAGGAATTACGGATCCCCAGCGGGTTTGGACACCTTCGATCGCCCCTTCTGGGTTAGCGATTTATACAGGCGATCGCCTTTTGGATTGGCAAGGGAATTTATTTGCAGGGGGCTTGGTTTCCCGGGATATTCGCCGCTTAGAAGTTGATGAACAGGGAAATGTGATCGCCGAGTCGCGGATTCCCATTGGCCAACGGGTGCGGGATGTGCGCCAAGGCCCCGACGGTTACCTCTACGTTCTGACGGATGCAAATTCGGGTCAACTGTTGCGCCTCGCGCCCCAGAGTGAAGGTTCATAA
- a CDS encoding HEAT repeat domain-containing protein produces MPSPNDLNLIDETLGEQPLQEGTPDGAMAAESMLQMLTAADKNQRMIAARYFCDHRDARAVNPLIELLQGDVCPLTRVSAAYALGRNASETAVPALIDVLAQDWNGYVRKGVVWALGNCGDRRSVDPLVHALQTDISAVRLWAASSLAQVAKLQYEDISRAIPPLIRGLRRDKMAAIRSNCAWSLGQLCREMPSNVIYATAVDALIEALVEDEDVGVKEDARAALLRIGDPNGLQMIEALEFEGLI; encoded by the coding sequence ATGCCAAGTCCAAACGACCTTAACCTAATTGACGAAACCTTGGGTGAACAGCCGCTTCAGGAAGGCACCCCAGACGGAGCAATGGCGGCAGAATCGATGCTCCAGATGCTTACTGCTGCCGATAAAAACCAACGCATGATCGCCGCCCGCTATTTTTGTGACCACCGGGATGCGCGCGCGGTAAATCCCCTCATTGAACTGCTCCAGGGAGATGTTTGTCCCCTCACCCGTGTCAGTGCTGCCTATGCCCTTGGTCGTAACGCCTCAGAAACAGCGGTACCGGCTCTCATCGATGTGCTTGCACAAGACTGGAATGGCTATGTACGCAAAGGGGTTGTTTGGGCCTTGGGGAATTGTGGCGATCGCCGCTCCGTTGATCCATTAGTCCATGCCCTCCAAACTGATATTTCTGCTGTCCGTTTATGGGCTGCCAGCAGCCTCGCCCAGGTGGCTAAACTCCAATACGAAGACATTTCCCGGGCAATTCCGCCCCTGATCCGGGGGTTGCGCCGCGATAAAATGGCCGCCATCCGCAGTAACTGTGCTTGGTCATTAGGGCAACTTTGTCGCGAAATGCCCTCCAATGTGATCTATGCCACCGCCGTTGATGCCCTCATTGAAGCCCTTGTCGAAGATGAAGATGTCGGCGTGAAAGAAGATGCCCGGGCCGCCCTGCTACGCATTGGCGATCCCAATGGCCTGCAAATGATCGAAGCGTTAGAATTTGAAGGTTTGATTTAA
- a CDS encoding NifU family protein, whose amino-acid sequence MALALTTENVEATLDELRPYLKADGGNVELVEIDGPVVKLRLQGACGSCPSSTMTLRMGIERRLRENIPEIAEVEQVF is encoded by the coding sequence ATGGCATTAGCACTCACGACCGAAAACGTCGAAGCAACCCTTGATGAATTACGTCCTTACCTCAAAGCTGACGGCGGCAACGTTGAGTTGGTAGAGATTGATGGCCCCGTGGTTAAACTGCGTCTCCAGGGCGCTTGTGGGTCTTGCCCCAGTTCAACCATGACCCTACGGATGGGCATCGAACGGCGTTTACGGGAAAATATTCCGGAAATTGCAGAAGTAGAACAGGTTTTCTAA
- a CDS encoding Uma2 family endonuclease — translation MIALSDHQPLTPEEYLALEQTSEIKHEYIDGEIYAMAGGTGNHNLISSNLLILLKNGLRAAGCRTYISDMKVNVGDRRRFFYPDLVVTCDQRDEPQLSYIQFPTVIVEVLSPSTESFDRGRKFEFYREIPSLQEYLLINVDQYLVECFRRQKADIWLLQTYKGLEAIAHIEALNLNAPLQEIYGDVPLE, via the coding sequence ATGATTGCCCTTTCTGACCACCAACCCCTCACTCCAGAAGAATATTTAGCCCTTGAGCAAACGAGCGAAATTAAGCATGAATATATCGATGGTGAAATTTACGCCATGGCTGGGGGCACGGGCAATCATAATCTGATCAGTAGTAACCTATTGATTCTCCTGAAAAATGGACTCCGGGCTGCGGGCTGTCGGACTTACATCTCGGATATGAAAGTTAATGTGGGCGATCGCCGTCGTTTTTTCTATCCAGATCTAGTTGTCACCTGTGACCAGCGAGACGAGCCACAACTCAGCTATATTCAATTCCCCACGGTGATTGTAGAAGTGCTTTCCCCCTCAACAGAATCCTTTGATCGGGGGCGCAAGTTCGAGTTTTACCGGGAAATTCCCAGTCTGCAAGAGTATCTCCTCATTAATGTGGATCAATACCTGGTGGAATGTTTTCGTCGCCAAAAAGCTGATATCTGGCTTCTACAAACCTATAAAGGTCTAGAGGCGATCGCCCACATCGAAGCCCTAAATCTGAATGCCCCCCTCCAGGAAATCTATGGTGATGTTCCCCTAGAATAA